The following proteins come from a genomic window of Acinetobacter baumannii:
- a CDS encoding type I-F CRISPR-associated endoribonuclease Cas6/Csy4: MDANYYLDIRVLESSDDTDLKLGHIRNQIYTVIHGAFRKLPAHYALALEISDKLKAKQEQFEKKHGRSAKPNFDILRIFAEKQDELDELIEAIKGHWKIRDYTVLGAAIPVPTAKISGWKSYRKFRIPTLKSERTKLSHQNEPLRDRRLKTAKGMPFFQVVSSTGHGFTVIIDVQESENAGYGLPDSYGLARKESPFALPVF, translated from the coding sequence ATGGATGCCAATTACTATCTGGATATCCGTGTTCTTGAGTCATCAGACGATACGGATTTAAAACTTGGTCATATTCGTAATCAAATTTACACCGTCATTCATGGTGCTTTTCGGAAACTGCCTGCGCATTACGCTCTTGCACTAGAGATATCTGATAAATTGAAAGCGAAGCAGGAACAATTTGAAAAAAAACATGGTCGTTCGGCTAAACCTAACTTTGATATTTTGCGAATTTTTGCTGAAAAACAGGATGAGTTAGATGAGTTAATCGAGGCAATTAAAGGACACTGGAAAATTCGCGACTATACCGTTTTAGGTGCCGCAATTCCTGTTCCTACTGCCAAAATTTCTGGTTGGAAAAGTTATCGAAAGTTTCGTATTCCAACTCTGAAATCTGAACGTACTAAGCTTTCCCACCAAAATGAACCTTTAAGAGATAGACGCTTAAAAACGGCCAAAGGAATGCCCTTCTTTCAGGTGGTCAGTAGTACAGGTCATGGTTTTACAGTCATTATTGATGTTCAGGAGAGTGAAAACGCGGGATACGGGCTGCCAGATAGCTATGGGCTTGCCCGTAAGGAAAGTCCTTTTGCCCTACCCGTCTTTTAA
- the csy3 gene encoding type I-F CRISPR-associated protein Csy3 — MTIFKKLPGSLSLQRGTVVSDGAFFNLFEDGKQEPLHVMYHGIRGTQNVAGNKEKGAATGNSLAREVTNIQLTESAKLQPKAKLLVKWDFRFIDLSYVLFASASKAGADKTEEYNFRQAFLNFVNRAKESDGLKEVVRRYVRNIVNGRWLWRNRIVAESITIQVTAQDYPEIFSFDALSYNLKSFDQPSEQEQKLAEILLKGITGESTSAALHIEAIVDFGMGGVEVFPSQNYLEDKPKGFSRSLYQLTPKKPDHQANDNQYLGQAALRDQKIGNALRTIDTWYPLFKENDEKPIAVEPNGANLEGQIFYRVGKDKVSAFDILKEIDELDPNSEKGMFLIACLIRGGVYSEGE, encoded by the coding sequence ATGACAATTTTTAAGAAATTACCGGGCAGCCTTTCTTTACAACGCGGTACAGTGGTGAGTGATGGGGCTTTTTTTAATTTATTTGAAGATGGTAAACAAGAGCCGTTACATGTGATGTATCACGGAATTCGAGGGACTCAAAACGTAGCAGGTAATAAAGAAAAAGGTGCTGCAACAGGCAACTCTCTTGCTCGTGAAGTCACCAATATTCAGCTTACCGAATCTGCGAAATTACAACCTAAAGCTAAACTTTTGGTGAAATGGGACTTTCGTTTTATTGACTTGAGCTATGTACTGTTTGCAAGTGCGTCTAAAGCTGGTGCTGACAAAACCGAAGAATATAATTTCCGCCAAGCGTTCTTAAATTTTGTAAATCGTGCCAAAGAAAGCGATGGACTAAAAGAAGTTGTGCGTCGTTATGTACGTAATATCGTGAATGGTCGCTGGTTATGGCGTAACCGTATTGTTGCTGAAAGCATTACCATTCAAGTGACTGCTCAAGACTACCCTGAAATATTTAGCTTTGATGCTCTTTCTTATAACCTTAAAAGTTTTGATCAACCGTCTGAACAAGAACAAAAACTAGCAGAAATTTTATTAAAAGGAATTACAGGTGAATCCACAAGTGCAGCACTACATATTGAAGCGATTGTTGACTTCGGAATGGGTGGTGTAGAAGTTTTCCCTTCTCAAAATTACTTAGAAGATAAACCAAAAGGTTTCTCTCGATCTCTGTATCAATTAACACCGAAAAAACCAGACCACCAAGCAAACGACAACCAATATCTGGGGCAAGCTGCTTTACGTGACCAAAAAATTGGAAATGCTCTAAGAACAATTGATACCTGGTATCCATTGTTTAAAGAAAACGATGAGAAACCAATTGCGGTAGAGCCTAACGGTGCAAACCTAGAAGGTCAGATTTTCTATCGCGTAGGTAAAGACAAAGTTTCTGCATTCGATATTTTAAAAGAAATTGATGAGCTTGATCCAAACAGCGAAAAAGGTATGTTCCTAATTGCCTGTTTAATTCGTGGTGGCGTGTACTCCGAGGGTGAATAA
- the csy2 gene encoding type I-F CRISPR-associated protein Csy2, with the protein MSRYVVIPRMRVQNANMQTNGFLLGGVPLFAANMFAHHLARQLGTQEEGIIYIHHDQQRLGGQAYGRFTPAQRRGAVFIGKKDYSSKNKYALSLQPTASCHLEFSLVIKFSSSRISPEKLTNILKCSRFAGGQIIEFLEITTHSENELETALKKIKTGFAILDRQDLLIEYQQRKQINRVQAFTQLLALKADALRAFFNDQNLSWISATNLGYALLEPLTDQRAGIRQAQDQENTAHAYAEPLTGIIQYFSLGEILRRNTEAEDDTWHNLQKLLWTYHWPQDDIFLLKQNCINA; encoded by the coding sequence ATGAGTCGTTATGTCGTTATTCCTCGTATGCGAGTACAAAATGCAAATATGCAAACTAATGGCTTCTTATTAGGTGGTGTGCCTTTGTTTGCAGCCAATATGTTTGCACATCATTTGGCAAGACAATTAGGCACTCAAGAAGAAGGCATTATTTATATTCATCATGACCAACAGCGTTTAGGTGGACAAGCCTATGGCCGCTTTACGCCTGCTCAACGTCGTGGTGCCGTGTTTATTGGTAAAAAGGACTATTCTTCTAAAAATAAATACGCGTTGTCTTTACAACCAACCGCATCTTGTCATTTAGAGTTTAGCCTTGTTATCAAATTTTCTAGCTCTCGGATTAGTCCAGAAAAACTAACAAACATACTTAAATGTAGCCGTTTTGCTGGTGGACAAATTATCGAGTTTTTAGAAATTACGACACATTCTGAAAATGAACTAGAAACAGCCCTAAAGAAAATCAAAACTGGATTTGCCATTTTAGATCGACAAGATTTGCTTATTGAATATCAGCAACGTAAACAAATTAATCGAGTTCAGGCATTTACCCAACTGTTGGCGTTAAAAGCAGATGCACTTAGAGCTTTCTTTAATGACCAAAATTTAAGTTGGATATCGGCAACTAATTTGGGTTATGCCCTACTTGAGCCACTCACAGACCAACGAGCTGGTATTCGCCAAGCACAAGATCAGGAAAATACAGCACACGCCTATGCAGAACCGCTTACCGGCATTATTCAGTATTTTTCTTTAGGTGAGATTCTAAGGAGAAATACTGAGGCTGAGGATGACACTTGGCATAACTTGCAAAAATTATTGTGGACCTACCACTGGCCGCAAGACGACATTTTTCTTTTAAAACAAAATTGCATCAATGCATAA
- the cas3f gene encoding type I-F CRISPR-associated helicase Cas3f: MHVILISACEKRALKKTRAILDSYAIRTGHSSWQAPMTMDGLKEIRSSLKKVATRQTAVAAYINFGVRRMKLAWVVGAKHKFAHDGAYPVASTKKQQKLLMLDEWVKASSLLAGAAGDMHDIGKASQHFQKKLSPEMGGQKIRDDIRHEWLSLKLLQQLRKNGWDWQLAWKNLGKGLEKFTLGDRHEIEQGIQNELEAVDYLVVTHHGLLGVEEALKNDPLALPHYENHVRTLVPSLEQMSCAGELADSIFKSHQKRMQRLTALIPKQKIDQLLYWKALALHSRAALIHADHIVSAQQYSLQKPENVSLFANTKLKTIDQDKKAKLQDQPLEWHLHQVGDRASRIAVQMMTDLSLSGLSEQTVEYICQPTTHPRFQWQNIAANALQKNIQKHPETPALVFNIAGTGSGKTRMNLRAACTLRPDDPRLAIALNLRSLTLQTGHALKTSMNLSEDEIAVIIGDTVTQTLFDQSKEKIEFVDEDENHPEPIFDAWGEDCDLPEWLHPLFTVEKNGHKVLDQKETTILASPLLVSTIDYLIAAGEPHRQGHHVKALLRVVSSDLILDEVDGYEPKALIAVLRLVQLAAMYGRNVICSSATLSLTVAKTIHRAFESGMQMRAALYGTEKKSIIAIIDNELKPQVWLERSSQKSEFNTNYQKHLDNLQVHLLSKPTHRLAQLLSLPETTVLSWKQSVLEAVKQLHQEHAWNFKKTEKKISLGLIRVANIKHAIRLAQFLSDHLPEAKIACYHANDWLISRFYKEQRLDQLLTRHKDGKKRKTGNEQIEQDDEIINLIQKSSSLNIPFIVIATPVEEVGRDHDFDWAIIDASSVQSIVQTAGRVNRHRLEKVQQPNIMIPQWNYRYCEQRDIEKLKQQSKQRRPVFVYPGYEGYGLSVTSTYSSQDLKELLPWDHQSQLVINARLRFDQVNCLFAKHDDQQIGDFCQNYFNDQGEQLFSRSDVDASIMTENIYNLTPLRERNYQETYMFEWTNSLIVKKQVYGFDEKATKTLKYPKYGLVWDLVKFEEIPAKPQAWLALDPQQMKDYCYEYQIANEQGCRISLTPYNRDEVPTWSYDYGFGVMQK, translated from the coding sequence ATGCATGTCATTCTCATCTCGGCTTGTGAAAAAAGAGCTTTAAAGAAAACTCGAGCGATTTTGGATAGCTATGCTATTCGTACAGGACATTCATCTTGGCAAGCACCAATGACAATGGACGGCTTAAAAGAAATCCGTAGTTCATTAAAAAAAGTAGCCACCCGACAAACTGCGGTGGCCGCTTACATTAATTTTGGTGTGCGAAGAATGAAGCTTGCATGGGTTGTAGGAGCAAAACATAAATTTGCCCATGACGGTGCATATCCAGTTGCATCGACCAAGAAACAGCAAAAGTTATTGATGCTAGATGAATGGGTCAAAGCAAGTAGCTTGTTGGCGGGTGCAGCAGGGGACATGCATGATATTGGTAAGGCATCCCAACATTTTCAGAAAAAATTAAGTCCAGAAATGGGGGGACAAAAAATTAGAGATGACATTCGACATGAATGGTTGTCTTTAAAACTATTACAACAACTCAGAAAAAATGGATGGGACTGGCAGCTTGCTTGGAAGAATTTAGGTAAAGGTTTAGAGAAATTTACTTTAGGTGATCGACATGAAATTGAACAGGGAATCCAAAACGAATTAGAAGCAGTCGATTATTTGGTTGTTACGCATCATGGATTGTTAGGGGTGGAAGAAGCTTTAAAAAATGATCCATTAGCCTTACCTCACTATGAAAATCATGTCCGGACATTGGTTCCAAGCCTTGAACAAATGAGCTGTGCAGGTGAGTTGGCAGACTCTATTTTTAAAAGTCATCAAAAACGTATGCAGCGTTTAACTGCATTAATACCAAAACAAAAAATAGACCAGCTTTTATATTGGAAAGCTTTAGCACTGCATTCGCGAGCAGCTCTGATTCATGCCGATCATATTGTCTCAGCACAACAATATTCTTTGCAAAAACCTGAAAATGTATCGTTATTTGCAAATACAAAGCTTAAAACTATAGACCAAGACAAAAAAGCCAAATTACAAGATCAACCACTAGAATGGCATTTACACCAAGTCGGAGATCGGGCTTCACGCATTGCAGTTCAAATGATGACTGATTTGAGTTTATCTGGCCTATCTGAACAAACAGTTGAATATATTTGTCAGCCAACAACTCACCCACGTTTCCAATGGCAAAATATTGCAGCAAATGCATTGCAAAAAAATATACAGAAGCATCCTGAAACACCAGCGTTGGTATTCAATATTGCAGGGACTGGAAGTGGTAAAACCCGCATGAATTTGCGCGCCGCTTGTACTTTACGACCAGATGATCCAAGACTAGCGATTGCGCTTAATTTGCGTTCTTTAACTTTGCAGACTGGGCATGCACTTAAAACGTCGATGAATCTATCGGAAGATGAAATCGCCGTAATTATTGGAGATACGGTTACCCAGACTTTATTCGATCAAAGTAAAGAGAAAATTGAGTTTGTTGATGAAGATGAAAATCATCCAGAACCTATTTTTGATGCTTGGGGTGAGGACTGTGATTTACCTGAGTGGTTACATCCATTATTTACGGTTGAAAAAAATGGACATAAAGTTTTAGATCAAAAGGAAACTACAATCCTTGCTTCGCCATTATTAGTTTCAACCATTGATTATCTGATTGCAGCGGGTGAACCACATAGACAAGGACATCACGTTAAAGCATTACTTAGAGTGGTGAGTAGCGACTTGATTTTAGATGAAGTTGATGGCTATGAACCTAAAGCATTGATCGCTGTTTTACGTTTAGTTCAGTTAGCTGCAATGTATGGTCGAAACGTTATTTGTTCGTCGGCAACCTTATCACTTACAGTTGCCAAAACAATTCATCGGGCTTTTGAGTCGGGTATGCAAATGCGGGCAGCCCTTTATGGTACCGAGAAAAAATCAATCATTGCGATTATTGATAATGAGCTTAAACCACAGGTTTGGTTAGAACGATCAAGTCAAAAATCAGAATTTAATACCAACTACCAAAAGCATTTAGATAATTTACAAGTTCACTTACTCTCTAAGCCTACTCATCGACTGGCTCAGTTGCTTTCATTACCTGAAACTACAGTTTTATCGTGGAAACAGTCAGTATTAGAAGCAGTGAAGCAACTTCATCAAGAGCATGCATGGAATTTTAAAAAGACTGAAAAAAAAATTTCTTTGGGGCTTATACGGGTTGCCAATATTAAACATGCAATTCGACTTGCCCAATTTTTATCAGATCATTTACCTGAGGCAAAAATAGCTTGTTATCATGCAAACGACTGGCTTATTTCAAGATTTTATAAAGAGCAACGTTTAGATCAGCTTTTAACACGTCATAAAGACGGCAAGAAAAGAAAAACGGGTAATGAGCAGATCGAACAAGATGATGAAATTATTAACCTCATTCAGAAATCTAGCTCCTTAAATATTCCATTTATTGTAATTGCAACACCAGTGGAAGAAGTTGGGCGAGATCATGATTTTGATTGGGCTATTATTGATGCATCAAGTGTACAATCAATTGTACAAACAGCAGGCCGAGTTAATCGTCACCGGTTAGAAAAAGTACAACAACCCAATATTATGATTCCCCAGTGGAATTATCGTTATTGTGAACAACGTGATATTGAAAAACTTAAGCAGCAAAGTAAGCAGCGTCGACCTGTATTTGTATACCCTGGTTATGAAGGATATGGTTTATCTGTAACATCAACTTATTCATCTCAAGATTTAAAAGAGCTTTTACCATGGGATCATCAATCTCAATTAGTCATTAATGCCCGTTTGCGTTTTGATCAAGTAAATTGTTTATTTGCAAAACATGATGATCAACAAATAGGAGATTTTTGCCAAAATTATTTTAATGATCAAGGGGAGCAGTTATTTTCTCGGTCGGATGTAGATGCAAGTATCATGACAGAGAATATTTATAATTTAACGCCTTTACGAGAACGTAACTATCAAGAAACCTATATGTTTGAGTGGACTAATAGCTTGATTGTTAAAAAACAAGTTTATGGTTTTGATGAAAAAGCGACTAAAACTTTAAAATATCCAAAATATGGTTTGGTATGGGATCTAGTGAAGTTCGAAGAAATTCCTGCTAAGCCACAAGCATGGTTAGCTCTCGATCCACAACAAATGAAAGATTACTGTTATGAGTACCAAATTGCCAATGAGCAAGGCTGCCGTATATCTTTAACACCTTACAATAGAGATGAAGTGCCTACTTGGTCTTATGATTATGGCTTTGGCGTGATGCAAAAATAG
- a CDS encoding PAAR domain-containing protein has translation MTSPIFLQDLPIEQLEKLSENDIQKISNAEKIYWNNKPHVIYYVAVHGAKTQNDGLVNASSTNTKIKGLSIARVGDEVIYADGTTSKIISGAGTACVVEGLPVALVGSRLENGDEIIDSPNTSVAIRIYKDQPKPKNFLVMTNFKE, from the coding sequence ATGACAAGTCCTATTTTTTTACAAGACCTACCTATTGAACAATTAGAAAAACTTTCAGAAAATGATATTCAAAAGATTTCTAATGCTGAAAAAATTTATTGGAATAATAAACCACATGTCATCTACTACGTAGCTGTACATGGAGCTAAAACTCAGAACGATGGTTTAGTTAATGCATCTTCTACTAATACGAAAATAAAAGGATTATCTATTGCTCGTGTAGGTGATGAAGTTATTTATGCAGATGGTACAACCTCTAAGATTATCTCTGGTGCGGGTACAGCATGTGTTGTTGAAGGCTTGCCAGTAGCATTAGTAGGTAGTCGCTTAGAAAATGGTGATGAAATTATTGATAGTCCTAATACTTCAGTCGCTATCAGAATCTATAAAGATCAACCAAAGCCTAAAAACTTTTTAGTCATGACTAATTTTAAGGAGTAA
- a CDS encoding PAAR domain-containing protein, which translates to MAKGFAIHNAITDHGGVIPSTQAISSQMGNLFVRAGDGHMCPKCRCWSVVIKSHDHVIFDGKPVAYVGDKLSCGATIQPQQSHVVGESGSPYSRSSDNTNNSSFVPTLQYGQRFLLQDELTGEPLSNICYEIEKGGNIIHGKTDENGFTDLITSENKEEIQIHIIYEEHDHG; encoded by the coding sequence ATGGCTAAAGGTTTTGCAATTCATAATGCTATTACAGATCATGGTGGAGTTATTCCATCTACGCAAGCAATAAGCTCTCAAATGGGAAACTTGTTTGTTAGAGCTGGCGATGGTCATATGTGCCCTAAATGCAGGTGTTGGTCTGTAGTTATTAAAAGTCATGACCATGTGATTTTTGATGGTAAACCAGTAGCATATGTGGGTGATAAGTTATCATGTGGTGCAACGATTCAACCACAACAGTCTCATGTTGTAGGGGAAAGTGGTAGTCCTTATAGCCGATCATCAGATAATACAAATAATTCTAGTTTTGTTCCTACTCTTCAATATGGCCAAAGATTCTTATTGCAAGATGAGCTAACAGGAGAACCTTTAAGCAATATATGTTATGAAATAGAGAAAGGTGGAAATATTATTCATGGGAAAACGGATGAAAATGGCTTTACAGATTTAATTACTAGCGAAAATAAAGAAGAAATCCAAATTCATATCATTTATGAGGAACATGACCATGGCTGA
- a CDS encoding NF045616 family extracytoplasmic (lipo)protein — translation MKLLYLLLFISSAVNASPYATLYVKIKDNDVCVFTKGDYDKTPDDKTLIYMGKVDGINTFHDSYSKTYLNLKMPIIEENCIKINKSEFKENLPYSIWLETDQEYNQRICVNQNSEGKTVLLEAKADLEKGTYCGTNQYDYSSNSLWTKLKNLCYWLVSLF, via the coding sequence ATGAAATTATTATATTTATTACTTTTTATTAGTAGTGCTGTTAACGCCTCTCCATATGCCACCCTATATGTAAAAATTAAAGACAATGATGTCTGTGTATTTACAAAAGGAGATTACGATAAAACACCAGATGACAAAACTTTGATTTACATGGGAAAAGTGGATGGAATTAATACCTTTCATGATTCTTATTCAAAGACTTATTTGAATCTTAAAATGCCTATTATTGAAGAGAACTGTATTAAAATTAATAAATCAGAGTTTAAAGAGAATTTGCCCTATTCCATTTGGCTTGAAACTGATCAAGAGTATAATCAACGAATATGTGTAAATCAAAATTCCGAAGGAAAAACTGTATTATTAGAGGCTAAAGCAGATCTAGAAAAAGGTACATATTGTGGCACTAACCAATATGATTACTCTAGCAATAGCCTTTGGACTAAATTAAAAAATCTTTGTTATTGGTTAGTTAGCTTATTTTAG
- a CDS encoding NF045616 family extracytoplasmic (lipo)protein: MKLLYLLLFMSGSVGASPGSILYVKIKDNDACVFTKGGYDKAYGNQTLIYMGKVDGINAFHSSYSKIYLNLKMPITEENCIRINSLEFKENFPYSITLEVDREYNQRICVKQNSEGKTVLLEAKADLEKGTYCGTNQYNYSSNSLLAKLKNLYYWVVGLLI; encoded by the coding sequence ATTAAATTATTGTATTTACTGCTTTTTATGAGTGGTTCTGTTGGTGCTTCTCCAGGTTCAATATTATATGTAAAAATTAAAGACAATGATGCGTGTGTATTTACAAAAGGAGGCTATGATAAAGCATATGGAAACCAGACTTTAATTTATATGGGTAAAGTAGATGGAATTAATGCCTTTCATTCTTCATATTCAAAAATTTATTTGAATCTTAAAATGCCTATTACTGAAGAAAACTGCATTAGGATAAATAGTTTAGAATTTAAAGAAAATTTTCCTTACTCTATTACGCTTGAAGTAGATAGAGAATATAATCAAAGGATATGCGTAAAACAAAATTCTGAAGGAAAAACGGTATTATTAGAAGCTAAAGCAGACCTAGAGAAAGGGACATATTGTGGCACTAACCAATATAATTACTCTAGCAATAGTCTTTTGGCTAAATTAAAAAATCTTTATTATTGGGTGGTTGGCTTATTAATCTAG
- a CDS encoding OprD family outer membrane porin has translation MNKYLLWGCIGLSSVSNAYAELPQEFGKLELKLNTRYWNDEGTAHPTLANPSPSSSEYEQSALGLELNYQSPYLWDWLGVDGSLYAVTKLFDSGKPSAQLLEVENNGKLDQNFATLGQLYIKAKLGDKGEIKLGRQLQDSLLLKSTNNRAVPDTFSGASGQFQLNDQLQTYIAYYDRWKPRSMDSFEKLVTENDERIDYVGLLGAKYQYKNWSVNAEYLNSKDYLKKYGAIAQYKFPLHGLVWTFNTGAFFSRDDGKLFKCGAETELDCVKGQDINNRGNGYFVDVNVAKNNLEGGIAVSKFDGFWIEDNFAVHSARNSILTQDHGTNPFPTSATIGPDFTNNDETAIALRLKYNWKDYVKGLKTEAKYIYGFGAHQSNISSDIEGKERYFDFTVSYALPWVKNLDVRYSFLHYESKIENANLGEKINGMSRKDWDQHRVFINYRYTF, from the coding sequence ATGAATAAATATTTGCTATGGGGCTGTATTGGTTTAAGCAGCGTGAGCAATGCATATGCAGAGCTTCCTCAAGAATTTGGCAAGTTAGAATTAAAACTTAACACCCGTTACTGGAACGATGAAGGCACTGCCCACCCCACGCTTGCCAACCCTTCGCCTTCGTCGAGTGAATATGAACAAAGTGCGTTAGGACTTGAGTTAAATTATCAGTCACCTTACTTGTGGGACTGGCTTGGAGTAGATGGCTCACTCTATGCAGTCACCAAGTTATTTGACTCTGGCAAGCCGAGCGCTCAGCTTTTAGAAGTCGAAAATAACGGCAAGCTTGACCAAAACTTTGCGACTTTAGGTCAGCTCTACATCAAAGCAAAACTGGGCGATAAAGGCGAAATTAAATTAGGCCGCCAGTTGCAAGATTCGCTGTTGCTTAAAAGCACCAATAACCGCGCAGTACCCGACACTTTTTCTGGTGCGAGTGGTCAGTTTCAACTAAATGATCAGCTACAAACCTACATTGCTTACTATGATCGCTGGAAACCGCGCAGCATGGACTCTTTTGAAAAACTGGTGACTGAAAATGACGAGCGCATTGATTATGTCGGTTTGCTTGGTGCCAAGTATCAATACAAAAACTGGAGCGTGAATGCCGAATATTTAAATAGCAAAGATTATTTAAAAAAGTATGGGGCGATTGCTCAATATAAATTTCCCTTGCATGGCTTGGTGTGGACATTTAACACAGGTGCTTTTTTCTCACGTGACGATGGCAAGCTGTTTAAATGCGGTGCCGAAACCGAGCTGGACTGTGTCAAAGGCCAAGACATTAACAACCGTGGCAATGGTTACTTTGTAGATGTAAATGTAGCCAAAAATAACCTCGAAGGCGGCATTGCCGTTTCAAAGTTTGATGGTTTTTGGATTGAAGATAACTTTGCTGTGCACTCCGCCCGCAACTCGATTTTAACGCAAGACCACGGCACTAACCCGTTTCCGACCTCTGCGACCATTGGCCCCGACTTTACCAATAACGATGAAACCGCTATTGCCCTTCGCTTGAAATATAACTGGAAAGACTATGTGAAAGGTTTAAAAACCGAGGCGAAGTATATTTATGGCTTTGGCGCTCACCAAAGTAACATCAGCAGTGATATTGAGGGTAAAGAGCGTTACTTTGACTTTACGGTGAGTTATGCCTTGCCGTGGGTAAAAAACTTAGATGTGCGTTATTCATTTTTGCATTATGAATCGAAGATTGAAAATGCAAACCTAGGTGAAAAAATAAATGGCATGTCTCGGAAAGATTGGGACCAGCACCGCGTATTTATTAATTACCGTTATACATTTTAA
- a CDS encoding MFS transporter, with translation MTNLADVEQISHHQKNAEIIARLERLPVTGRLQFMRITIGIATFFDAYTVLAIAFALPQLITEWHLTPAYVGAIIAAGYVGQLVGAIFFGSLAEKVGRLKVLSFTILLFVAMDISCLFAWSGMSLLIFRFLQGVGTGGEVPVASAYINEFIGAEKRGKFFLLYEVLFPLGLMFAGMAAFFLMPIYGWKVMFIVGLVPSLLVIPLRFFLPESPRWLASKGRFKEADQVVKSFEDGAIKSGKTLAEPVVKEINPQGLAKTDWRELFRGIYRKRTFTLWGMWFCVYMVNNAMVTWLPSLYKQHFGLSLQTSLGYGWITSGVGVIASIICALMIDKVGRRPWYSAAFFLAIIPLMSLSILGAKSAMQVVILATLSYAILQTISFSLYLYAAELYPTRLRAMGIGFSTAWLRAGSAIGPVMVGLVVGGYGIQYVFSVLAVVALIGGLVTFLFAIETKGQVLEKLSP, from the coding sequence ATGACAAATCTAGCGGATGTAGAACAAATTAGTCATCATCAAAAAAATGCGGAAATTATTGCAAGGCTCGAACGGCTACCCGTCACTGGACGATTGCAATTTATGCGAATTACCATCGGTATCGCGACCTTTTTTGACGCTTATACTGTTCTTGCGATTGCCTTTGCTTTACCTCAACTCATAACCGAATGGCACCTGACGCCTGCCTATGTCGGTGCGATCATTGCTGCGGGCTATGTCGGGCAACTGGTCGGTGCGATCTTTTTTGGTTCTCTTGCCGAAAAAGTCGGTCGTTTAAAAGTGCTGTCTTTTACTATTTTACTGTTTGTGGCAATGGACATTTCTTGTCTGTTTGCTTGGAGCGGAATGTCGCTGTTAATTTTCCGTTTCTTACAAGGTGTTGGCACAGGTGGTGAAGTGCCTGTTGCAAGTGCTTATATTAATGAGTTTATTGGTGCAGAAAAGCGCGGTAAGTTTTTCTTGCTCTATGAAGTTTTATTCCCACTCGGTCTTATGTTTGCTGGCATGGCGGCATTTTTCCTGATGCCAATTTACGGCTGGAAAGTCATGTTTATTGTGGGTCTCGTTCCCTCTTTACTGGTCATTCCTTTACGGTTTTTCTTGCCTGAGTCACCACGTTGGCTTGCTTCAAAAGGTCGTTTTAAAGAAGCCGATCAAGTGGTTAAAAGCTTTGAAGACGGTGCCATTAAAAGCGGTAAAACTTTGGCTGAACCTGTGGTTAAAGAAATTAACCCGCAAGGCTTGGCAAAAACCGACTGGCGCGAACTGTTCCGTGGCATTTACCGCAAACGTACCTTTACCCTGTGGGGCATGTGGTTTTGCGTGTATATGGTGAACAATGCCATGGTGACTTGGCTGCCATCTCTCTACAAACAACACTTTGGTCTATCGCTGCAAACCAGTTTAGGTTATGGCTGGATTACGTCGGGCGTGGGTGTGATTGCCTCTATTATCTGTGCGTTAATGATTGATAAAGTCGGCCGCCGTCCTTGGTACAGTGCAGCGTTTTTCTTGGCAATTATTCCACTCATGAGCCTTTCGATTTTAGGCGCAAAATCGGCCATGCAAGTTGTGATTTTAGCAACGCTGAGCTATGCCATTTTGCAAACTATTTCATTCTCTTTATACCTTTACGCTGCCGAACTTTACCCTACTCGCCTACGTGCGATGGGCATTGGTTTTAGTACCGCTTGGCTCCGTGCCGGTTCTGCAATTGGGCCTGTTATGGTGGGTCTGGTTGTTGGTGGTTACGGCATTCAATATGTGTTTAGTGTGTTGGCTGTTGTGGCGCTCATTGGTGGCCTTGTGACCTTCTTGTTTGCCATTGAAACCAAAGGCCAAGTGCTCGAAAAACTCTCTCCTTAA